From the genome of Candidatus Palauibacter australiensis, one region includes:
- a CDS encoding PDZ domain-containing protein yields the protein MKNWKDSLAVGLAVALVAGLPAGLAPAAAQEEDEGGRREQVQVAFSGGGGYLGVQILDVDGERASELGMSRPYGVYIDRVMDGEPASEAGIEEGDVVVAWYGERVESVAELRRLLGETPPGRVVDLTVLRDGAERDVSVELAERMGFFSGTGGMTFVSPQIDLSRRVVDASRERVRAAQLAERAREMEVRVREAQEGVAEGLSRVFYLSGRLRLGASTQSLGDQLAEYFGVEGGVLVTSVHEDTPAAEGGLRAGDVIVGLGDEDVDDPNDLRRALADLDPGEVSLRIVRDGAQQTLTVELEDERPFRLRRGAY from the coding sequence ATGAAGAACTGGAAGGATTCGCTCGCCGTCGGGCTTGCCGTGGCGCTGGTCGCCGGGTTGCCCGCGGGTTTGGCGCCGGCCGCGGCCCAGGAAGAGGACGAGGGCGGGCGGCGCGAACAGGTCCAGGTGGCCTTTTCCGGGGGTGGCGGCTACCTCGGTGTGCAGATCCTCGATGTCGACGGGGAGCGCGCATCGGAACTCGGGATGTCCCGCCCCTACGGTGTCTACATCGACCGGGTCATGGACGGCGAACCGGCGTCGGAAGCCGGCATCGAGGAGGGCGACGTGGTGGTGGCCTGGTACGGCGAGCGCGTCGAGAGCGTGGCGGAACTTCGCCGGCTGCTGGGCGAAACGCCGCCGGGGCGCGTTGTGGATCTCACCGTGCTGCGCGACGGAGCGGAACGCGACGTGTCCGTCGAACTCGCGGAGCGCATGGGCTTCTTCTCGGGGACCGGTGGGATGACGTTTGTGTCCCCGCAGATCGACCTGTCGCGCCGCGTCGTGGACGCGTCGCGTGAAAGGGTGCGCGCCGCCCAGCTCGCCGAGCGGGCGCGCGAAATGGAGGTCCGGGTTCGGGAGGCGCAGGAAGGCGTTGCCGAGGGTCTGAGTCGCGTCTTCTACCTTTCGGGTCGGCTGCGACTCGGCGCGAGCACGCAGAGCCTCGGCGACCAGCTCGCGGAGTACTTCGGCGTGGAGGGCGGCGTCCTCGTCACCTCCGTCCACGAGGACACGCCGGCGGCGGAGGGCGGCCTGCGGGCGGGCGACGTGATCGTCGGACTCGGGGACGAGGACGTTGACGACCCCAACGACCTGCGCCGGGCGCTCGCGGATCTCGACCCGGGGGAGGTGTCGCTCCGCATCGTCCGCGACGGCGCGCAGCAGACGCTCACCGTTGAGTTGGAGGACGAGCGTCCGTTCAGGTTGCGGCGGGGGGCGTACTAG